A genomic stretch from Bos javanicus breed banteng chromosome 3, ARS-OSU_banteng_1.0, whole genome shotgun sequence includes:
- the LOC133240985 gene encoding protein S100-A12 has translation MTKLEDHLEGIINIFHQYSVRVGHFDTLNKRELKQLITKELPKTLQNTKDQPTIDKIFQDLDADKDGAVSFEEFVVLVSRVLKTAHIDIHKE, from the exons ATGACTAAgctggaagatcacctggagggaATCATCAACATCTTCCACCAGTACTCCGTTCGGGTGGGGCATTTCGACACCCTCAACAAGCGTGAGCTGAAGCAGCTGATCACAAAGGAACTTCCCAAAACCCTCCAG AACACCAAAGATCAACCTACCATTGACAAAATATTCCAAGACCTGGATGCCGATAAAGACGGAGCCGTCAGCTTTGAGGAATTCGTAGTCCTGGTGTCCAGGGTGCTGAAAACAGCCCACATAGATATCCACAAAGAGTAG